From the genome of Nakamurella flavida, one region includes:
- a CDS encoding MFS transporter, producing MNTTIPHPARLATSAAPRPTAPTRRSTVLLAGGGHALEWFDWSIYATFSPFFAASFFPADHVQPFLATMAVLAVGCLARPVGGYLFGRLSDRRGRAVSMRLTVLLLALGGLVIGLCPSWAVLGWGAPALLVLARIAQGTAYGGDQPATQAYLAEVAPVRRRGVFSSLVYLFGAVGTLAGMVTALALTVVLPTTTMHAWGWRVPFLLGGCGALWVLVMRRRMPESPMFVPAADAPVPAARPRLSDHRRPVALVVGLCTGLAVATYFWVVALPAYLIAERHVDAGTVLTATAVAQVALIVWLPVWGALSDRIGRRPVLAVGFLGSIAAAFPLSALVNADPGALLLALVIALFFLAAPLSVAPAVMCELFPTHIRTLGSALPYAITVSVFGGCTPYLQAWLTGRYGSSAFTGFLVVCLLVSLITVIPLPETRGRLLDEVPGPTGRACPETLPALSRS from the coding sequence GTGAATACCACGATCCCCCACCCCGCCCGGCTCGCCACCTCAGCCGCCCCCCGGCCCACCGCCCCGACCCGCCGCAGCACCGTCCTGCTCGCCGGCGGCGGCCACGCCCTGGAGTGGTTCGACTGGAGCATCTACGCCACCTTCTCCCCGTTCTTCGCGGCCAGCTTCTTCCCGGCCGACCACGTGCAGCCGTTCCTCGCCACCATGGCCGTGCTGGCCGTGGGGTGCCTGGCCCGACCGGTGGGCGGGTACCTGTTCGGGCGCCTGTCCGACCGGCGCGGGCGGGCGGTGTCGATGCGGCTGACCGTGCTCCTGCTGGCCCTGGGTGGTCTGGTCATCGGGCTGTGCCCGAGCTGGGCCGTCCTCGGATGGGGGGCTCCGGCCCTGCTGGTGCTGGCCCGGATCGCGCAGGGCACGGCCTACGGCGGAGATCAACCCGCCACCCAGGCCTACCTCGCCGAGGTCGCGCCGGTCCGCCGTCGCGGCGTGTTCTCCAGCCTGGTCTACCTCTTCGGCGCCGTCGGCACCCTGGCCGGCATGGTGACCGCCCTGGCCCTGACCGTGGTGCTCCCGACGACGACGATGCATGCCTGGGGCTGGCGCGTGCCGTTCCTGCTCGGCGGGTGCGGCGCCCTGTGGGTGCTGGTGATGCGCCGCCGGATGCCGGAGTCCCCGATGTTCGTCCCGGCGGCCGACGCGCCGGTCCCCGCTGCGCGGCCGCGGTTGTCCGACCACCGCCGACCCGTCGCCCTGGTCGTCGGGCTCTGCACCGGCCTGGCCGTCGCGACCTACTTCTGGGTCGTCGCGCTGCCGGCGTACCTGATCGCCGAGCGGCACGTCGACGCCGGCACGGTGCTGACCGCCACAGCCGTCGCCCAGGTCGCCCTGATCGTCTGGCTGCCGGTGTGGGGAGCCCTGTCCGACCGGATCGGCCGCCGGCCGGTGCTGGCCGTCGGTTTCCTCGGTTCGATCGCCGCCGCCTTCCCGCTGAGCGCCCTGGTGAACGCCGACCCCGGCGCCCTGCTCCTCGCCCTCGTGATCGCGCTGTTCTTCCTGGCCGCGCCGCTCTCGGTGGCCCCGGCCGTCATGTGCGAGCTGTTCCCCACCCACATCCGCACCCTCGGCAGCGCCCTGCCCTACGCGATCACCGTCTCGGTGTTCGGCGGTTGCACGCCCTATCTGCAGGCCTGGCTGACCGGTCGGTACGGCTCGAGTGCCTTCACCGGGTTCCTGGTGGTGTGCCTGCTCGTCTCGCTGATCACCGTGATCCCCCTGCCGGAGACCCGCGGTCGGCTGCTGGACGAGGTGCCCGGACCGACGGGCCGCGCGTGCCCCGAGACGCTGCCCGCCCTGTCCCGGTCCTGA
- a CDS encoding sensor histidine kinase, with protein sequence MLAALLADLPDVTSLAVAVPFLVAGVVLVLLRRVAPRAVVAAAVGLWFACGLVEPQLTLALVVLVALYTVGAAGARVVAPVAAVVVAGLVGSHLVFRPVADAALIYGLIVAVVAAATGIGLYRGSRRDLVRQWRERAQALEREQERERELAATTERLRIARDMHDVVGHHLTVMVTLAEAAVTVLPDPDSPDGAGPAMTMIATTGREALAETRRMLGVLRSPGPEVDPGDPVDDLAAPLRAAGLAVDSTGGELWARLPAELRAALHRVAQEALTNALKYAGPGAVVTVSLDRDSTGLHLIVTDDGGADTGAPRAAPVSSSGHGLTGMQERLEQWAGEVSAGPLRPRGWSVRAVVREQSAH encoded by the coding sequence GTGCTCGCAGCCCTCCTCGCCGATCTGCCCGACGTCACCAGCCTGGCGGTCGCGGTGCCCTTCCTGGTGGCGGGTGTCGTCCTGGTCCTGCTGCGGCGCGTGGCGCCCCGAGCCGTCGTCGCCGCCGCTGTCGGTCTGTGGTTCGCCTGCGGGCTCGTCGAACCTCAACTCACCCTGGCGTTGGTCGTCCTGGTGGCGCTGTACACGGTCGGCGCGGCCGGGGCCCGGGTCGTCGCCCCGGTGGCGGCCGTCGTCGTCGCCGGCCTGGTCGGTTCCCACCTGGTGTTCCGTCCCGTCGCCGACGCGGCCCTGATCTACGGTCTGATCGTCGCCGTCGTCGCCGCCGCGACCGGGATCGGCCTGTACCGCGGCAGCCGCCGTGACCTGGTGCGCCAGTGGCGGGAGCGGGCCCAGGCGTTGGAACGCGAGCAGGAGCGCGAACGGGAACTGGCCGCCACCACCGAGCGGCTGCGGATCGCCCGCGACATGCACGACGTCGTCGGGCATCACCTGACCGTCATGGTCACCCTGGCCGAGGCCGCGGTCACGGTGCTGCCCGACCCGGATTCCCCGGACGGCGCCGGACCGGCCATGACGATGATCGCCACCACCGGTCGCGAGGCCCTGGCCGAGACCCGCCGCATGCTCGGGGTGCTGCGCAGCCCCGGTCCGGAGGTCGACCCGGGAGACCCCGTCGACGATCTCGCCGCACCGCTGCGCGCCGCCGGCCTCGCCGTCGACAGCACGGGTGGCGAGCTGTGGGCCCGACTGCCCGCCGAACTGCGCGCCGCCCTGCACAGAGTGGCCCAGGAGGCCTTGACCAACGCCCTCAAGTACGCCGGTCCCGGTGCGGTGGTGACCGTCTCGCTCGATCGGGACAGCACAGGGCTGCATCTGATCGTCACCGACGACGGCGGGGCGGACACCGGCGCTCCCCGCGCGGCACCGGTGTCCTCGTCCGGCCACGGATTGACCGGCATGCAGGAACGGTTGGAGCAGTGGGCGGGCGAGGTGTCCGCCGGACCGCTCCGCCCCCGGGGCTGGAGCGTGCGCGCGGTGGTGCGCGAGCAGTCGGCGCACTGA
- a CDS encoding RHS repeat domain-containing protein has protein sequence MGRNGERRDRPVGIERRGPAWARRGAQAVVIAVTASMVATGVSYAGPSGPAATPAVASAAAFTTAPGGDPTTLSWAGGTTAGGQAVPDQAHAVVTQTSGLATSLTPALQASTIQSGLYSFTVGNVATGTPVGQFTLSSSGSSVRIPAGKLSDGSAYQWSVTAPDGSVAGPFLFRVDTRRAGLQATDSIGALSVALGTGEVATAWTSQSVSSAAGTAAVGLSFEADQQASPGLPTGWAMTAGSASPYRSLTVDPGGAVDLHQVNGATITYRAAAGQAYLPVWGTGEQAPTATLSTVVRNGDGTWTVTDPDGTTTVFGATPDQPADANPVTAQVVSVTAPNGLGFGQTWSGGLLTAITDPVSGQQITLQYGPQSGTSPAGFVPAPAGMLSGVTFWDGSHARVLYVPGANGTVQIGRLVADSDAGPAASVTDYGWDAAGRLAVLRSPTAAAVLAAGVPGYQATGVTAQIGYDDQGRVDAVLAPAAAPGGVAVTRHYAYALTPADQADPAGTLQTTITQDGANPPAGFVQRVATDPVTLLPMSSWDADGRQATTTWDPATDHQLVTTASDGSTTTRTYDPVTGLLSKVVGPVRGTADGSTPTVTYGYDQTTTGQSNTSAGTTKPIKGLLTQYWANPSATGAPSATETGPQVNGAAVSSLAVNWPTPPVATTGGWSARMTGTWQVDAAGTDTVTAGPSGAAALWIDGVSCPGGTCTGVALTAGLHSVRIDLSEPSPTPGGAGSVSLAAAPTGQQPTPIPLDHLHPGTGRQTSTSTSDALDGTSPTTLTSTAAFGDAQVADPTTLTSPSGLTGTRSFEPVDPAKGQFGRETGLTSPAGDTTTLGSWGGAETATAPGTTTAVNQAGLTKTVSDPARSGSGAGPVVSTTYHDAAGRSDAVVTAEATVSTAYDPAGRPTTVTTTPTGADQPVSTLITQYDYQGDPLQTATTSTVHNGDGTTDTRTSITAVDLAGRTVFERDGWGTTSATTYDPVTGQAATTTTTSAPTDGAAPTVKTTSNTYNSDGTLHGTSVTTQPAGAPGSTVSATLTWAQNGDLQSVAESNGAVTTYTTDADGRTSAVSTTTGDHQVLTDSRSFSPAGRVLAETLATPGHQSAYSYRYDVDQRLTAATLTTDQTVSHTGWAYTYDADSNRTAQTVTNPDGSTATYSSTYDPAGSRLTGTTDPAVGALTYDTTAGSDLIGIGATHLAYDAEDQLVSVIDQQETTSYQRDAAGTIVARTSTPSTGAATTAATTERYTLDGLTLDNQNHLVQDVTTLPGGVTVSTPAAGVAVWSQDDLGGAAWVTLTATGTVTGTPALYDPFGQLLTGAPADGTVAGVTGPDLPGWGVGMTAVPTTGPTLLLDGARVYVPALGRFTTPDPQVGGSANPYDYANQEPITTIDPTGQSTLTDVVGAVVGTLVTGVLLLASAFVMQPEIAPATVVMGRATATLVSRALLRFMVGVRQVGSIASGALAGAALGTVGAAAGDAAAQLTGHLTQDTGWSWSKFGDAVASGAALGAVLGMVAGPMAAGVGNYSIRFIRCLGGRMPMGSLPMTPPVIRTASAALWNAMARGAAESPVGLVPASL, from the coding sequence ATGGGACGCAACGGGGAACGCCGCGATCGACCGGTCGGCATCGAGCGCCGCGGACCGGCCTGGGCGCGGCGGGGTGCCCAGGCGGTGGTCATCGCGGTCACCGCGTCGATGGTGGCCACCGGGGTGAGCTACGCCGGCCCGTCGGGTCCGGCGGCCACCCCGGCCGTGGCGAGCGCCGCGGCGTTCACCACCGCCCCAGGCGGTGACCCGACCACCCTGTCCTGGGCGGGCGGGACCACGGCCGGCGGCCAGGCGGTGCCGGACCAGGCGCACGCAGTCGTCACGCAGACCAGCGGTCTGGCCACGTCCCTCACCCCCGCGCTGCAGGCCTCGACCATTCAGTCCGGGCTCTACTCGTTCACCGTGGGCAATGTGGCGACCGGGACGCCGGTGGGTCAGTTCACGCTGTCCTCGTCCGGCTCGTCGGTGCGCATCCCGGCCGGCAAGCTCAGCGACGGGTCTGCCTACCAGTGGTCGGTGACCGCACCGGACGGGTCGGTCGCCGGCCCGTTCCTGTTCCGGGTCGACACCCGCCGGGCGGGTCTGCAGGCCACCGACTCGATCGGGGCGCTGTCGGTCGCCCTGGGCACCGGGGAAGTCGCGACGGCATGGACGTCACAGTCGGTCAGCTCCGCGGCCGGGACCGCGGCGGTCGGCCTGTCCTTCGAGGCCGACCAGCAGGCTTCGCCCGGCCTGCCCACCGGGTGGGCGATGACCGCCGGCTCGGCATCGCCCTACCGGTCGTTGACCGTCGACCCGGGTGGGGCCGTCGACCTGCACCAGGTGAACGGGGCCACGATCACCTACCGGGCCGCGGCCGGTCAGGCCTATCTGCCCGTGTGGGGCACCGGTGAGCAGGCGCCCACCGCCACGCTGTCCACCGTCGTGCGCAACGGCGACGGGACCTGGACGGTCACTGATCCCGACGGCACGACCACGGTGTTCGGCGCCACCCCCGACCAGCCCGCCGACGCGAACCCGGTCACCGCGCAGGTGGTCTCGGTGACCGCTCCGAACGGGTTGGGTTTCGGGCAGACGTGGAGCGGCGGCCTGCTGACCGCGATCACCGACCCGGTCTCCGGGCAGCAGATCACCCTGCAGTACGGGCCGCAGTCCGGCACGTCGCCCGCCGGGTTCGTCCCGGCCCCGGCCGGGATGCTGTCCGGCGTCACCTTCTGGGACGGCTCGCACGCCCGGGTGCTGTATGTGCCCGGCGCGAACGGCACCGTGCAGATCGGCCGTCTCGTCGCCGACAGCGACGCCGGACCGGCCGCCTCCGTCACCGACTACGGATGGGACGCCGCCGGCCGGCTGGCGGTGCTGCGTTCCCCGACGGCCGCAGCCGTGCTGGCCGCCGGCGTCCCCGGCTATCAGGCGACAGGGGTGACGGCCCAGATCGGTTACGACGACCAAGGACGCGTCGACGCGGTCCTGGCGCCGGCCGCCGCCCCCGGTGGCGTCGCGGTGACCCGCCACTACGCCTACGCCCTCACCCCGGCCGACCAGGCCGACCCGGCAGGCACCCTGCAGACCACCATCACCCAGGACGGTGCAAATCCGCCGGCCGGGTTCGTCCAGCGGGTGGCCACCGATCCGGTCACCCTGCTGCCCATGTCCAGCTGGGACGCCGACGGCCGTCAGGCCACCACCACCTGGGATCCGGCCACCGACCACCAGCTGGTCACCACCGCGAGCGACGGCAGCACCACCACCCGGACGTACGATCCGGTCACCGGCCTGCTCAGCAAGGTGGTCGGCCCGGTCCGGGGCACCGCGGACGGCTCCACGCCGACCGTCACCTACGGGTACGACCAGACCACCACCGGGCAGAGCAACACCTCGGCCGGCACGACCAAACCGATCAAGGGCCTGCTCACCCAGTACTGGGCGAACCCCTCCGCGACCGGCGCGCCCTCGGCCACCGAGACGGGTCCGCAGGTGAACGGCGCCGCGGTGTCCTCGCTGGCCGTCAACTGGCCGACGCCGCCGGTGGCGACGACCGGCGGCTGGTCGGCGCGAATGACGGGGACCTGGCAGGTCGACGCCGCCGGCACCGACACCGTCACGGCCGGACCGTCCGGCGCGGCTGCGCTGTGGATCGACGGCGTCTCCTGCCCGGGCGGAACCTGTACCGGCGTCGCGCTGACCGCCGGCCTGCACAGTGTCCGCATCGACCTGTCCGAGCCGAGCCCGACCCCGGGCGGCGCCGGCTCGGTGAGCCTGGCCGCCGCGCCGACCGGGCAGCAGCCGACGCCGATCCCGCTGGATCACCTGCACCCCGGCACCGGTCGGCAGACTTCCACCAGCACCTCCGACGCCCTGGACGGCACCTCGCCGACCACGCTGACCAGCACCGCAGCCTTCGGTGACGCCCAGGTGGCCGATCCGACCACACTCACCAGCCCGTCCGGGCTGACCGGCACCCGCAGCTTCGAGCCGGTCGACCCGGCGAAGGGCCAGTTCGGCCGGGAGACCGGCTTGACCTCACCGGCCGGCGACACCACGACGCTCGGCTCCTGGGGCGGCGCGGAGACCGCCACCGCCCCCGGGACCACCACGGCGGTGAACCAGGCCGGGCTGACCAAGACGGTCAGTGACCCGGCGCGCAGCGGATCCGGCGCCGGCCCGGTCGTGTCCACCACCTACCACGACGCCGCCGGCCGATCCGATGCCGTGGTCACCGCCGAGGCGACCGTCAGCACCGCCTACGACCCCGCCGGGCGTCCCACCACGGTGACCACCACCCCCACCGGCGCCGACCAACCCGTGAGCACGCTGATCACCCAGTACGACTACCAGGGCGACCCGCTGCAGACCGCGACCACCAGCACCGTCCACAACGGTGACGGCACCACCGATACGCGCACCAGCATCACCGCGGTCGACCTCGCCGGCCGCACCGTGTTCGAGCGGGACGGGTGGGGGACGACCAGCGCGACCACCTACGACCCGGTCACCGGCCAGGCCGCCACCACCACCACCACCAGCGCACCGACCGACGGGGCCGCGCCGACGGTGAAGACGACGAGCAACACCTACAACTCCGACGGCACCCTGCACGGCACCTCGGTCACCACCCAGCCGGCCGGAGCCCCCGGCAGCACCGTCTCCGCCACGCTGACCTGGGCACAGAACGGCGACCTGCAGTCCGTCGCCGAGAGCAACGGCGCCGTCACCACCTACACCACCGACGCGGACGGCCGCACCTCGGCCGTGTCGACGACCACCGGCGACCACCAGGTGCTGACCGACTCCCGGTCGTTCTCACCCGCCGGGCGGGTCCTCGCCGAGACCCTGGCCACCCCGGGCCACCAGTCCGCCTACAGCTACCGGTACGACGTCGACCAGCGGCTCACCGCGGCGACGCTGACCACCGACCAGACCGTTTCCCACACCGGCTGGGCCTACACCTACGATGCCGACAGCAACCGCACCGCCCAGACGGTCACCAACCCCGACGGCAGCACGGCGACCTACTCCTCCACCTACGACCCCGCCGGCAGCCGCCTCACCGGTACCACCGACCCGGCCGTGGGCGCCCTCACCTACGACACCACCGCCGGCAGCGACCTGATCGGGATCGGCGCCACCCACCTGGCCTACGACGCCGAGGACCAGCTGGTCTCGGTGATCGATCAGCAGGAGACGACCAGCTACCAGCGCGACGCCGCCGGCACGATCGTGGCCCGCACCAGCACGCCGTCGACCGGTGCCGCCACCACGGCGGCGACGACCGAGCGGTACACCCTGGACGGACTGACCCTCGACAACCAGAACCACCTCGTCCAGGACGTCACCACCCTGCCCGGCGGGGTCACGGTGAGCACCCCCGCGGCCGGCGTGGCGGTGTGGAGCCAGGACGACCTGGGTGGGGCGGCCTGGGTGACGCTGACGGCCACCGGAACGGTGACCGGGACGCCCGCCCTCTACGACCCGTTCGGGCAGCTGCTCACCGGCGCCCCCGCCGATGGGACGGTGGCGGGCGTGACCGGGCCGGACCTGCCCGGCTGGGGCGTCGGCATGACGGCCGTCCCCACCACCGGTCCCACCCTGCTCCTGGACGGTGCGCGGGTCTACGTGCCCGCCCTCGGGCGGTTCACCACCCCCGACCCGCAGGTCGGCGGCAGCGCCAACCCCTACGACTACGCGAACCAGGAACCCATCACCACCATCGATCCCACCGGGCAGAGCACCCTGACCGACGTCGTCGGTGCCGTCGTCGGCACGCTGGTCACCGGGGTCCTGCTGCTGGCGTCGGCCTTCGTCATGCAACCGGAGATCGCACCGGCGACGGTCGTCATGGGACGGGCCACGGCCACGCTCGTCTCCCGGGCTCTGCTGCGATTCATGGTCGGTGTCCGGCAGGTGGGCTCCATCGCCTCGGGGGCGCTCGCCGGTGCCGCGCTCGGAACGGTCGGCGCCGCCGCGGGGGATGCCGCCGCACAACTCACCGGCCACCTCACCCAGGACACCGGCTGGAGCTGGTCGAAGTTCGGTGACGCAGTCGCGAGCGGCGCCGCTCTCGGCGCTGTTCTGGGCATGGTCGCCGGCCCCATGGCCGCCGGCGTCGGGAATTACTCGATCCGCTTCATCCGTTGCCTCGGTGGCAGGATGCCGATGGGATCGCTGCCGATGACTCCTCCGGTGATCCGTACCGCCTCGGCGGCCCTGTGGAATGCGATGGCCAGGGGAGCGGCCGAGAGCCCCGTGGGTCTGGTGCCCGCGTCGCTCTGA
- a CDS encoding response regulator, producing the protein MDTIDRIKVLLVDDQALLRLGFRMIVGHEADMEVVGEAPDGRVAVTMAGTTRPDVVLMDVRMPVMDGIAATAELLAAHPEVKVIILTTFDLDEYVVQGLRAGASGFLLKDTPPADLVAAIRTVHGGQAFLAPEATRRLLDVCVPALPAPDGAQPDAHAAALATLTDRENAVLAELAAGLSNREIGAKLYIAEGTVKIHVGRILAKLGLRDRVQAVILAYEAGVVRPGAA; encoded by the coding sequence GTGGACACGATCGACAGGATCAAGGTGCTGCTGGTCGACGACCAGGCCCTGTTGCGCCTGGGATTCCGGATGATCGTCGGGCACGAGGCCGACATGGAGGTCGTCGGCGAGGCCCCGGACGGTCGGGTCGCGGTGACCATGGCCGGCACCACCCGGCCCGATGTGGTGCTGATGGACGTCCGCATGCCGGTGATGGACGGCATCGCGGCCACCGCGGAACTGCTCGCGGCCCATCCGGAGGTCAAGGTGATCATCCTGACCACGTTCGACCTGGACGAGTACGTGGTGCAGGGGCTGCGCGCCGGGGCCAGTGGGTTCCTGCTCAAGGACACCCCGCCGGCCGACCTGGTCGCCGCGATCCGCACGGTGCACGGCGGGCAGGCCTTCCTGGCCCCGGAGGCGACCCGTCGCCTGCTGGACGTCTGCGTGCCCGCCCTGCCCGCCCCGGACGGCGCGCAACCCGATGCCCACGCGGCGGCCCTGGCCACCCTCACCGACCGGGAGAACGCCGTGCTGGCCGAGCTCGCCGCGGGGCTGTCCAACCGGGAGATCGGCGCGAAGCTGTACATCGCCGAGGGCACGGTGAAGATCCACGTCGGGCGAATCCTGGCCAAACTCGGTCTGCGCGACCGGGTCCAGGCCGTGATCCTGGCCTACGAGGCCGGGGTGGTCCGGCCCGGCGCGGCGTGA